From the Opitutus sp. ER46 genome, one window contains:
- the hisI gene encoding phosphoribosyl-AMP cyclohydrolase has product MSFVFPARTNTADVELGTMLQPKFGPDGLIPCITTDHVTNEVLMFAFMNAEALAHTIKTKKATYWSRSRNKLWIKGEESGNAQLVKALLVDCDQDVILLKVENVGGAACHNGYKSCFYRKLTDSAVADQPDTMKLEYASKRVFDPATVYKKK; this is encoded by the coding sequence ATGTCATTCGTCTTCCCAGCTCGCACGAACACTGCCGACGTCGAACTCGGCACGATGCTCCAGCCGAAATTCGGGCCTGACGGCCTGATCCCGTGCATCACCACCGACCATGTGACCAACGAGGTGCTGATGTTCGCGTTCATGAATGCGGAAGCGCTGGCCCATACGATCAAGACGAAGAAAGCCACCTACTGGAGCCGCTCCCGGAACAAGCTCTGGATCAAGGGTGAGGAATCCGGCAACGCCCAGCTCGTGAAAGCGCTGCTCGTAGACTGCGACCAGGACGTGATTCTCCTGAAGGTCGAAAACGTCGGCGGCGCCGCCTGCCACAACGGCTACAAGTCCTGTTTCTATCGGAAGCTCACCGACTCGGCGGTTGCGGACCAACCCGACACGATGAAGCTGGAGTACGCGTCGAAGCGGGTGTTCGACCCGGCGACCGTGTACAAGAAGAAGTAA
- a CDS encoding DUF971 domain-containing protein, producing the protein MHTPTNVQVIGNEVAIVWDDGVESYFDFEKLRAASPSAANQGERDILGNQYGGDGPKKFSGVQVVSWERVGNYAIRFDFSDGHNSGLYSFEYLRELGGQA; encoded by the coding sequence ATGCACACGCCCACGAATGTCCAAGTGATAGGCAACGAAGTCGCGATCGTCTGGGACGACGGCGTCGAGTCCTACTTCGATTTCGAGAAATTGCGCGCCGCATCACCGAGCGCCGCCAATCAGGGCGAGCGCGACATCCTGGGAAACCAGTACGGCGGCGACGGCCCGAAGAAGTTCTCCGGCGTGCAGGTGGTGAGCTGGGAGCGCGTCGGCAATTACGCCATCCGATTCGATTTCAGCGACGGCCATAACAGCGGGCTCTACAGCTTCGAGTATCTCCGCGAGCTGGGTGGCCAGGCCTAG